A section of the Oryzias latipes chromosome 10, ASM223467v1 genome encodes:
- the stx5 gene encoding syntaxin-5 isoform X1: MTCRDRTLEFQSACKSLQGRQNGVQPSKPALAALRQRSDFTVMAKRIGKDLSNTFAKLEKLTILAKRKSLFDDKAVEIEELTYIIKQDINSLNKQIAQLQDLVRSRGAPGGRHIQSHSNTIVVSLQSKLASMSNDFKSVLEVRTENLKQQRSRREQFSQPPVSTSPMMANNFRSRKKGAQEPHADREPRYDYQGYTTTNVKESSVLMQDESRSLGDVAINMDSQSNPLQLQLIDEQDSYIQSRADTMQNIESTIVELGSIFQQLAHMVKEQEETVQRIDANVEDTQLNVEAAHTEILKYFQSVSSNRWLMIKIFLVLVVFFIIFVVFFA, from the exons ATGACGTGCCGCGATCGGACCCTGGAGTTCCAGTCCGCCTGTAAATCTCTGCAAGGCAGACAA AATGGAGTCCAGCCCAGTAAACCAGCTCTTGCCGCCCTGAGGCAGCGCAGTGACTTCACAGTGATGGCAAA GAGAATTGGGAAAGACTTGAGCAACACTTTTGCCAAACTGGAGAAGCTCACTATTt TGGCAAAAAGGAAATCCTTATTTGATGACAAAGCAGTGGAGATTGAAGAGCTGACGTACATCATTAAACAA GACATCAACAGTCTGAACAAACAGATAGCACAGCTGCAGGACTTGGTGAGATCACGTGGAGCTCCGGGTGGCCGACACATCCAATCTCATTCTAACACTATAGTGGTGTCACTACAG TCTAAACTGGCGTCTATGTCAAATGATTTCAAGTCGGTCCTTGAGGTCAGAACAGAG AACCTGAAGCAGCAGCGCAGCAGGAGAGAACAGTTCTCCCAGCCTCCCGTCTCGACTTCTCCCATGATGGCAAACAACTTCA ggAGCCGCAAAAAAGGGGCCCAGGAGCCGCACGCAGATCGTGAACCGCGCTATGACTACCAGGGCTATACAACCACAAATGTAAAAG AGAGTTCGGTTCTGATGCAGGATGAGTCGCGCAGTTTGGGAGACGTGGCCATAAATATGGACTCTCAGAGCAAccctctgcagctccagctcATCGATGAACAG GATTCGTACATCCAGAGCCGTGCAGACACCATGCAGAACATTGAGAGCACCATCGTAGAACTGGGTTCTATATTCCAGCAGCTGGCACACATGGTCAAGGAGCAAGAGGAGACTGTCCAGAG AATCGATGCCAACGTCGAGGACACTCAACTAAACGTGGAGGCTGCGCACACGGAAATCCTCAAATATTTCCAGTCAGTCTCCTCCAACCGGTGGCTGATGATCAAAATCTTCCTTGTTCTTGTGGTCTTCTTCATTATCTTTGTGGTGTTCTTCGCCTGA
- the stx5 gene encoding syntaxin-5 isoform X2, with the protein MTCRDRTLEFQSACKSLQGRQNGVQPSKPALAALRQRSDFTVMAKRIGKDLSNTFAKLEKLTILAKRKSLFDDKAVEIEELTYIIKQDINSLNKQIAQLQDLVRSRGAPGGRHIQSHSNTIVVSLQSKLASMSNDFKSVLEVRTENLKQQRSRREQFSQPPVSTSPMMANNFKSSVLMQDESRSLGDVAINMDSQSNPLQLQLIDEQDSYIQSRADTMQNIESTIVELGSIFQQLAHMVKEQEETVQRIDANVEDTQLNVEAAHTEILKYFQSVSSNRWLMIKIFLVLVVFFIIFVVFFA; encoded by the exons ATGACGTGCCGCGATCGGACCCTGGAGTTCCAGTCCGCCTGTAAATCTCTGCAAGGCAGACAA AATGGAGTCCAGCCCAGTAAACCAGCTCTTGCCGCCCTGAGGCAGCGCAGTGACTTCACAGTGATGGCAAA GAGAATTGGGAAAGACTTGAGCAACACTTTTGCCAAACTGGAGAAGCTCACTATTt TGGCAAAAAGGAAATCCTTATTTGATGACAAAGCAGTGGAGATTGAAGAGCTGACGTACATCATTAAACAA GACATCAACAGTCTGAACAAACAGATAGCACAGCTGCAGGACTTGGTGAGATCACGTGGAGCTCCGGGTGGCCGACACATCCAATCTCATTCTAACACTATAGTGGTGTCACTACAG TCTAAACTGGCGTCTATGTCAAATGATTTCAAGTCGGTCCTTGAGGTCAGAACAGAG AACCTGAAGCAGCAGCGCAGCAGGAGAGAACAGTTCTCCCAGCCTCCCGTCTCGACTTCTCCCATGATGGCAAACAACTTCA AGAGTTCGGTTCTGATGCAGGATGAGTCGCGCAGTTTGGGAGACGTGGCCATAAATATGGACTCTCAGAGCAAccctctgcagctccagctcATCGATGAACAG GATTCGTACATCCAGAGCCGTGCAGACACCATGCAGAACATTGAGAGCACCATCGTAGAACTGGGTTCTATATTCCAGCAGCTGGCACACATGGTCAAGGAGCAAGAGGAGACTGTCCAGAG AATCGATGCCAACGTCGAGGACACTCAACTAAACGTGGAGGCTGCGCACACGGAAATCCTCAAATATTTCCAGTCAGTCTCCTCCAACCGGTGGCTGATGATCAAAATCTTCCTTGTTCTTGTGGTCTTCTTCATTATCTTTGTGGTGTTCTTCGCCTGA
- the LOC101171255 gene encoding protein RD3, which translates to MTFILNPKLTHSLRHTSHKYTHCLPGTAKVAGQSGNCVAPGGISFIHFAHEACCSYGCYQSLHQTSGEISVKQSSLLKMFPWSAVFSLEPKVPGQRTSEELVVNTLMLELGAMVKRTERIRLERATEGRRRRRSSSSAADYSWLASTPTPQPYQLTPNDLLELQDLCAKIPPAQCGPVIVRFRRIVTQMEPEVHEVPRLFRTVLRDCVDEVNGNDEAQPPTAIEKQQRSKSLSFVTFRTKFRTGQMFKGSNLRGSRGNLQQQVDWSDEEEEEDAEGEEEAMKARARKGRSKSMPEITPLEQSAQG; encoded by the exons ATGACATTTATTCTCAATCCCAAACTCACACACTCGCTCCGGCACACCTCACACAAGTACACACACTGTCTGCCAGGGACCGCCAAGGTAGCCGGGCAGTCAGGTAACTGTGTGGCACCAGGTGGAATCTCATTTATCCACTTTGCCCATGAGGCCTGCTGCTCCTACGGCTGCTACCAGAGTCTTCATCAAACATCTGGAGAGATTTCTGTTAAACAATCCAGTTTGCTGAAG ATGTTTCCTTGGTCTGCTGTTTTTTCCCTTGAGCCCAAAGTGCCGGGCCAGCGCACCTCAGAGGAGCTGGTCGTCAATACTCTGATGCTGGAGCTGGGGGCCATGGTGAAGCGCACCGAGCGCATCCGTTTGGAGAGGGCGACAGAGGgtcgccgccgccgccgcagcTCATCCTCTGCCGCCGATTACAGCTGGCTGGCCAGCACCCCGACCCCGCAGCCCTACCAGCTTACTCCCAACGACCTGCTGGAGCTGCAGGATCTCTGTGCCAAGATCCCTCCTGCTCAGTGTGGCCCCGTTATTGTCAG GTTCAGGAGAATTGTCACACAGATGGAGCCTGAAGTTCATGAGGTCCCCCGCCTCTTCCGCACCGTGCTGCGCGACTGTGTGGACGAGGTCAACGGCAACGACGAGGCTCAGCCTCCAACCGCCATCGAGAAGCAGCAACGGAGCAAGAGCCTCTCCTTTGTCACTTTCCGCACAAAGTTTCGCACGGGGCAAATGTTCAAAGGGAGCAACCTGAGAGGCTCCAGAGGgaacctgcagcagcaggtggattggtcagatgaggaggaggaggaggatgcagagggagaggaggaggccaTGAAGGCGAGGGCAAGGAAGGGCAGGAGCAAGAGCATGCCAGAAATCACCCCGTTGGAGCAGAGCGCTCAGGGGTGA